A single window of Populus nigra chromosome 17, ddPopNigr1.1, whole genome shotgun sequence DNA harbors:
- the LOC133677538 gene encoding uncharacterized protein LOC133677538, translating into MRVYLNQQLEKQDKQLTSLKEWQKKAEVAEEITKVVQAELRNRITEYDELSNKNGLIQKELAKVKRSTKGKMSVDKEMMDSLKKGRSLLLKKVEVEKEKNRLANLDIEEERRIRAQYMMQLEEGRSSRKAAESDMRDYQKRAESSKGRMMALQSEIEIQEEELKEMRSHYFEMEKELSKAKQERQECQDYMDSFTVQINSKIAELDIEKEELQRVRDKLALSEDMVRVLERSNEALGASNEVIIADNTVFHDKIRHITKQVKQAARYAERLQQQATQVGNDASKYREYMAAITCFIGDLANRGNAF; encoded by the coding sequence aTGAGGGTTTACTTGAACCAGCAGTTGGAAAAACAGGATAAACAATTAACGTCCTTAAAGGAGTGGCAGAAAAAGGCCGAGGTAGctgaagaaataacaaaagtGGTTCAGGCTGAGTTAAGGAATCGAATAACTGAGTATGATGAGCTGTCTAACAAAAACGGGCTCATACAAAAAGAGTTGGCTAAGGTTAAGAGATCAACCAAAGGCAAGATGAGTGTCGATAAAGAGATGATGGATTCCTTGAAAAAAGGAAGgagccttcttttaaagaaggtagaagttgaaaaagagaaaaatcggCTAGCCAATCTCGACATAGAAGAGGAAAGAAGGATCAGAGCTCAATATATGATGCAATTGGAGGAAGGGAGAAGTTCAAGAAAGGCTGCAGAGTCTGATATGAGAGATTACCAGAAGAGAGCCGAGTCTTCGAAAGGAAGGATGATGGCTTTACAATCGGAGATCGAGATACAAGAAGAAGAGTTAAAAGAGATGAGAAGCCATTACTTTGAGATGGAAAAGGAGCTCAGTAAGGCTAAGCAAGAGCGTCAAGAATGTCAAGACTATATGGACAGCTTTACagttcaaattaactccaaaatagcCGAGCTGGATATCGAAAAGGAAGAACTACAGAGGGTAAGGGATAAGTTGGCCCTCTCGGAGGATATGGTCCGAGTGTTGGAAAGAAGTAATGAAGCCCTAGGAGCCAGCAATGAAGTGATAATTGCAGATAACACCGTGTTCCATGATAAGATAAGGCACATAACGAAGCAGGTCAAACAAGCAGCCCGCTATGCAGAAAGATTGCAACAACAAGCTACCCAAGTTGGAAATGATGCTTCAAAGTATCGAGAATATATGGCGGCCATCACCTGTTTTATTGGGGACTTAGCTAATAGAGGAAATGCCTTTTAA